The following are from one region of the Chanos chanos chromosome 10, fChaCha1.1, whole genome shotgun sequence genome:
- the fam98a gene encoding protein FAM98A → METDILDSLEDLGYQGPLLEDGALELAVSGGASSPEFTKLCAWLVSELKLYCKLEENVHATNSPSEAESFQLEMSGLLAELSCPYPALTTGDITKRLLNANDCMLLLTFLISELEASRMLQVNRPQKKTQESGGSEVFMELKGICVALGMSKPPANITMFQFFSGIEKKLKEALSKVPPSHVGEPILKKPLGPVHWEKIEAINQTLVNEYEVRRKMLLKRLDVTVQSFGWSDRAKSNAEKLAKVYQPLRSALAGKTAVSVAHLFAAREDLSKILRTSSGRIREKSACAINKVLMGRVPDRGGRPNEIEPPPPEMPTWQKRQDGPQGGGGQQYGGGGGGGRGGGQGGYDQRSQGGRGGYDRGGGSYDRGGRGGGGGRGGKVQGGWSDGTGGGGGYQGYYQDGAGHQGGGGRGGYGGGGYQGVPQGPGYPGGGYQSGGGYQGGGSYQHDGGHYQDGGHHQERGGRGGRGGRGGRGRGGRGGPGGQGGGWGGRGGQNFNQGGQFEQFFQQGGHQYSQAGFGQGRHYTS, encoded by the exons GTACCAAGGTCCGTTGTTGGAGGATGGAGCTCTGGAGTTAGCCGTCAGTGGTGGTGCATCTTCACCTGAATTTACCAAACTGTGTGCCTGGCTTGTCTCTGAACTGAAACTCTACTGCAAACTAGAGGAGAATGTCCATGCCACAAACA GTCCCAGTGAGGCAGAGAGTTTTCAGCTGGAGATGAGTGGTCTGTTAGCAGAGTTGTCCTGCCCTTATCCAGCTCTCACCACAGGAGACATCACAAAACGCCTCCTTAACGCCAATGACTGCATGCTTCTGCTAA CTTTCCTTATCTCCGAGTTGGAGGCATCCAGGATGTTGCAGGTGAACCGGCCCCAGAAGAAGACTCAGGAGAGTGGAGGTAGTGAAGTGTTTATGGAGCTAAAGGGGATCTGTGTAGCTCTTGGCATGTCTAAACCCCCTGCCAACATCACCATGTTCCAGTTCTTCAGTGGAATCGAGAAGAAG CTAAAGGAAGCTTTATCTAAAGTGCCACCGTCTCATGTCGGAGAACCTAttctgaagaagcctcttggtCCGGTTCATTGG gagAAAATCGAAGCGATCAACCAAACACTTGTGAATGAGTATGAGGTCAGGAGGAAGATGTTATTGAAACGTCTGGATGTCACTGTGCAATCCTTTGGTTGGTCAGACAGAGCCAAG AGTAATGCTGAGAAGCTGGCTAAAGTTTACCAGCCCTTGCGGTCAGCATTAGCTGGGAAGACAGCGGTGTCAGTAGCTCATCTGTTTGCTGCCCGAGAAGACCTATCCAAGATCCTGCGTACCAGCAGCGGCCGCATTCGTGAAAAGAGCGCCTGTGCTATCAACAAA GTTCTGATGGGCCGGGTCCCAGACAGAGGGGGTCGACCCAACGAGATCGAGCCCCCGCCCCCAGAGATGCCGACCTGGCAAAAACGACAGGATGGCCCACAAGGTGGTGGCGGCCAACAGTACGGAGGCGGTGGTGGCGGCGGCAGAGGAGGCGGTCAGGGAGGCTACGACCAACGCTCACAGGGGGGCAGGGGAGGTTACGACAGAGGGGGCGGATCTTATGATAGAGGAGgtagaggtggaggaggtggacgTGGTGGTAAGGTCCAGGGCGGTTGGTCAGACGGCACAGGCGGTGGGGGTGGGTACCAAGGATATTACCAGGATGGAGCTGGACATCAGGGTGGTGGGGGTAGGGGAGGTTATGGAGGAGGAGGTTACCAGGGAGTACCACAGGGTCCTGGCTACCCAGGAGGAGGCTACCAGTCTGGGGGAGGATACCAAGGAGGAGGCAGTTACCAACATGATGGCGGTCACTACCAAGATGGAGGCCATCATCAGGAAAGAGGGGGTAGGGGGGGTCGTGGAGGCCGTggagggagaggtagaggagggagaggaggtccTGGAGGTCAAGGTGGAGGCTGGGGTGGGAGAGGGGGACAGAATTTTAACCAGGGTGGGCAGTTTGAACAGTTCTTCCAGCAAGGAGGACACCAGTATAGTCAAGCAGGGTTTGGCCAAGGCAGACACTACACTAGCTGA
- the LOC115823433 gene encoding serine/arginine repetitive matrix protein 2 — translation MYRGPLNSDYQRGPGPHCHRPGPGPGPGGTPSSPHFRNTLRPSFHSPYGVPPYMGQPMGHPPGPYQSMTPAPDSQLRLGGLGRDPLYDTQPFTNLPADHGMAVTMNQQVHPSNQPAPQGWAVQPQDSHSRDEIEKAEEFLKSLAAKERLHQQAEREASERGYWRQGLDPHRIQSPSRHARGRSRSRGKSVSRSRSRSRSRRRGRARSKSRTRSKSRARSRSRSRSRSRAKSHGRAKSRPRNRSRSRSRGKSLPRSKSQPSLGGLGLGMDLAHGCMREPSRCCSGSSGSNTSSTSTRTSADLLLGLKQVLQSKDLEKHLSVVKNAFLWNQSMGTSITSAPFQNTAIKTETETSNDPSDTSLLPHERVRSDGIGFSRILGWDQGLGGLDASKPIFTNIEDEEKFLYGEEEEKSKPQAVTVPLAQSGGSQSSASNSPHQLNRTLFSSSIGQFDSKHQAIATKPLSRPEVRERVSIEECEKVRNLLKTIGLNLGTADINKMATRLKELNERKPDLQASKTEGQQTHSNHHTPLRRSCSPRDHRHKDSTMEREKERIDQQIQMKRKEYLVKELEGLLKQGGSGSLIPVIGFFCQCCEEFFGDLSSAEGHKKDCKRRNDTHKKVEKEHNVDVRRHIDNTSRALVKDERPGSSRTHKDFPKPSPERKRRCEEMEDKKRSLSSPSHRAENKGTAELKRSSKEKSKDNSECGKESTKSHKKKKKKEKKKEKKKA, via the exons ATGTATCGAGGGCCATTAAACTCTGATTATCAACGAGGCCCAGGCCCCCATTGCCACCGACCCGGACCGGGACCTGGACCGGGAGGTACGCCGAGTTCTCCCCATTTTCGGAATACGCTGAGGCCGTCTTTTCACTCCCCATATGGTGTACCACCGTACATGGGTCAACCAATGGGCCATCCGCCAGGACCGTATCAGTCTATGACTCCAGCACCTGACAGTCAGTTACGCTTAGGTGGGCTTGGCAGAGACCCACTGTACGAT ACGCAACCATTCACCAACTTACCTGCAGACCATGGAATGGCTGTAACTATGAATCAACAGGTTCATCCTTCAAACCAACCAGCACCTCAGGGATGGGCAGTTCAGCCACAGGATTCCCACAGCCGAGACGAAAT TGAGAAAGCGGAGGAATTCCTCAAGTCTCTCGCTGCAAAGGAGAGACTCCACCagcaggcagagagggaggcGAGCGAGCGGGGATACTGGAGACAAGGCCTGGATCCTCACAGGATCCAAAGCCCCTCCCGCCATGCCAGAGGTCGGAGCAGGAGCCGTGGGAAGAGCGTCAGCAGGAGCAGGAGTCGAAGTAGGAGTAGGAGGAGGGGCAGAGCAAGGAGTAAAAGCAGAACGAGGAGCAAGAGCAGGGCGCGGAGCCGGAGCCGTAGCCGAAGCCGCAGCCGCGCTAAAAGTCACGGCAGGGCCAAAAGTCGTCCTAGGAATAGGAGTCGAAGCAGAAGCCGAGGGAAGAGTTTGCCGCGGAGTAAGAGTCAACCTAGTCTTGGAGGTTTGGGTCTCGGGATGGACTTGGCTCACGGCTGTATGAGAGAGCCCAGTCGCTGTTGTAGTGGCAGTAGCGGCAGCAATACCTCCAGCACGTCCACCAGAACCAGCGCAGATCTGCTCCTGGGCCTTAAACAGGTTCTACAGAGTAAAGATCTTGAGAAACACCTGTCTGTGGTGAAGAATGCTTTCTTATGGAATCAG AGCATGGGTACTAGCATCACTTCTGCACCTTTCCAGAACACAGCCATTAAAACTGAGACGGAAACATCCAACGACCCTAGTgacacctctctcctcccccatGAACGTGTACGGTCAGATGGGATTGGTTTCTCCCGAATCCTTGGCTGGGACCAAGGCTTGGGTGGCCTGGATGCAAGCAAGCCCATCTTTACCAACATAGAAGACGAGGAGAAATTTCTTTacggagaggaagaagagaaaagcaaaccACAGGCTGTCACTGTCCCACTGGCTCAGTCCGGTGGCAGCCAATCATCTGCCTCAAATTCACCCCATCAGCTCAACAGAACTTTATTTTCCAGCAGCATAGGCCAGTTTGACTCAAAACACCAAGCCATAGCAACCAAACCCCTCTCAAGGCCAGAGGTTAGAGAACGGGTGAGCATAGAGGAGTGTGAGAAGGTTAGAAATCTCCTGAAGACCATTGGACTAAACCTGGGAACAGCAGATATCAATAAGATGGCTACCAGACTGAAGgagctgaatgagagaaagcCAGATCTACAGG CCTCTAAGACAGAAGGCCAGCAGACTCATAGTAATCATCACACACCACTTCGCAGAAGCTGTTCTCCCAGAGACCACCGTCATAAAGATTCG acaatggagagagagaaagaaaggatagATCAACAGATCCAGATGAAGAGGAAAGAGTATCTGGTAAAAGAGTTAGAGGGCCTCCTTAAGCAAGGAG GTTCTGGTTCCCTGATTCCAGTGATTGGgtttttctgtcagtgctgtgaagaGTTTTTTGGTGACCTGAGCAGTGCTGAGGGACACAAAAAAGACTGCAAACGACGCAACGACACGCACAAG AAAGTGGAGAAGGAACATAATGTTGATGTGAGGAGACACATAGACAACACTTCCAGAGCCCTAGTGAAGGACGAGAGACCTGGGAGCTCACGGACCCATAAAGACTTTCCCAAGCCAAgcccagagaggaagagaagatgTGAGGAGATGGAGGACAAGAAGAGATCACTCTCTTCTCCATCACACAGGGCTGAAAACAAGGGAACAGCTGAGCTGAAGAGAAGTTCCAAAGAGAAGAGTAAGGACAATTCTGAATGTGGGAAAGAATCCACCAAAagccacaaaaagaaaaagaaaaaagagaagaagaaagagaagaagaaagca